A genomic stretch from Malus domestica chromosome 15, GDT2T_hap1 includes:
- the LOC103400885 gene encoding mechanosensitive ion channel protein 10-like translates to MEGGKGVGEKKGTNDVVLQISVGEERTSYNKETRDLNLQLTELQCLRVSGSSSRSVFSKPKSRFVEPFPQLKSTANSSNVASPSSKIAGTTPRDALRSAPITPRAPLVDGGEEDDDEEVYKTAKLKVCAKSGKKIKKLALIELVAFVCIVVFFIAGLTVPTLENKMYLGLELWKWCVLVLVVLCGRLVTEWFINVLVFVIELNFLLKKNVLYFVYGLKRSVQIFIWLGLVLLAWGLLFDNGVKRSRKTSRILGYVTRGLASCLIGAAIWLVKNLFVKVVASSFQCNRFFDRIQESIFHQYVLRTLSGPPLMEMAESVGRAPSSGRLSFKNLKGGKKEGNEGAKEEVIDVEKLKKMNQEKISAWTLKGLINVVRSSGLSTISNTLESLDDEESEQKGKEITSEWEAKAAAYDIFLNVTKRSNKYIEEDDLLRFMKKEEVDIVLPLFEGAAETGKIKRKALKNWLVNVYLERKSLAHSLNDTKTAIEELNRLASGFLLLVIIIVWLLLMGLFTTNMLVLIASQLLMLAFVFGNTAKTVFEAIIFVFVMHPFDVGDRCVIEGVQLIVEEMNILTTVFLRSDNEKVYYPNSVLASKPISNFYRSPEMGNSVDFAIDVSTKIETIVALKARIKEYLDSKTQHWRPAHSVVVKDIEDVNKMIMALYVTHTINFQNYGDKTSRRSDLIFELKKIFEDLGIKYHLPHQEVHLRYVGASAAELPPTWR, encoded by the exons ATGGAAGGTGGAAAAGGCGTGGGGGAGAAGAAAGGAACAAACGATGTAGTTTTGCAGATTTCGGTCGGCGAAGAGCGCACAAGTTACAACAAAGAAACCAGAGACTTGAATCTTCAGCTGACGGAGCTTCAGTGCCTCAGAGTCTCCGGCTCTTCTTCGCGGTCGGTGTTCTCGAAACCCAAGTCGAGGTTCGTTGAGCCGTTTCCTCAGTTGAAGTCAACTGCTAATTCTTCCAATGTGGCATCGCCAAGCTCCAAAATCGCAGGCACAACACCGAGAGACGCTCTGAGGTCCGCCCCGATAACCCCAAGAGCACCGTTGGTCGACGGCGGCGAGGAGGACGATGATGAGGAGGTTTATAAGACTGCAAAGCTAAAGGTGTGTGCGAAGTCCGGTAAGAAGATAAAAAAGTTGGCATTGATTGAGTTGGTTGCATTTGTTTGCATTGTTGTGTTTTTTATTGCTGGCTTAACTGTACCTACGTTGGAAAATAAGATGTATTTGGGGTTGGAATTGTGGAAATGGTGTGTCTTGGTGTTGGTTGTTTTGTGTGGTAGATTGGTCACAGAATGGTTTATCAATGTTCTGGTTTTCGTGATTGAGTTGAACTTTTTGCTTAAGAAGaatgttttgtattttgtttacgGGTTGAAGAGAAGTGTACAGATTTTTATTTGGTTGGGTTTGGTTCTTCTGGCATGGGGTTTGTTGTTCGACAACGGAGTGAAGAGGTCAAGGAAAACCTCTAGGATCCTAGGTTATGTTACACGGGGTCTGGCTTCGTGCCTAATTGGAGCGGCCATATGGCTGGTGAAGAATTTGTTTGTCAAAGTAGTAGCTTCTTCATTCCAATGCAATAGATTCTTTGATCGGATTCAAGAATCAATCTTTCATCAGTATGTTCTCCGCACCCTTTCCGGGCCTCCACTGATGGAAATGGCAGAAAGTGTCGGGAGGGCCCCAAGCAGCGGTCGGTTGAGTTTCAAAAATTTGAAGGGAGGGAAAAAGGAGGGGAATGAAGGGGCCAAAGAGGAGGTGATTGATGTAGAAAAGCTCAAAAAGATGAACCAAGAGAAAATTTCTGCTTGGACCTTGAAAGGGTTGATTAATGTAGTAAGGAGTTCGGGGTTATCTACCATCTCCAACACACTTGAGAGTCTTGACGATGAGGAGAGTGAGCAGAAAGGTAAGGAGATTACTAGTGAGTGGGAAGCAAAGGCTGCGGCTTATGATATTTTCCTGAATGTCACCAAGCGTAGCAACAA GTACATTGAGGAAGATGACCTCTTGCGCTTCATGAAAAAGGAGGAGGTCGACATTGTTTTACCTCTGTTTGAAGGGGCAGCGGAAACTGGCAAGATCAAGAGAAAAGCTTTGAAGAACTGGCTG GTGAATGTTTACCTTGAGCGCAAATCACTGGCGCATTCCTTAAATGACACTAAAACAGCAATTGAGGAGCTGAATAGGCTTGCCTCAGGGTTTTTGCTTCTGGTGATCATTATCGTGTGGCTACTTCTGATGGGATTGTTTACGACAAACATGCTAGTCCTTATAGCATCTCAGCTTTTAATGCTGGCGTTTGTATTTGGTAATACTGCAAAAACTGTGTTTGAAGCGATCATATTCGTCTTTGTGATGCACCCTTTTGATGTAGGGGACCGTTGTGTCATTGAAGGAGTACAG CTTATTGTTGAAGAGATGAACATATTGACAACAGTCTTCTTAAGATCTGACAACGAGAAAGTTTACTATCCAAATTCAGTACTGGCTAGTAAACCCATCAGCAACTTCTATAGGAGCCCGGAGATGGGTAATTCTGTTGATTTTGCTATTGACGTTTCTACAAAGATTGAGACCATTGTGGCTCTAAAAGCCAGAATAAAAGA GTACTTGGACAGCAAGACTCAGCACTGGCGTCCTGCGCATAGCGTGGTGGTTAAGGATATTGAGGACGTTAACAAAATGATAATGGCTCTTTATGTTACACATACCATAAACTTTCAGAACTATGGCGACAAGACCAGTCGGAGATCAGATTTGATCTTTGAGCTGAAGAAAATATTTGAAGATCTTGGTATAAAATATCACCTCCCGCATCAAGAAGTTCATCTCCGCTATGTCGGAGCATCCGCTGCAGAACTTCCACCCACATGGCGGTGA
- the LOC114821724 gene encoding mechanosensitive ion channel protein 9-like — MKKLALIELIAFVCIVVFLIACLTALKLKKKMYWGLELWKWCVLVLVVLCGRLVTEWFINVLVFVIEFNLLLKKNVLYFVYGLKRSVQIFIWLGLVLLAWSLLFDRGVKRSRKTCRILGYVAQGLASCLIGAAIGLVKNLSVKVVASSFQCNRFFDRIQESIFHQYVLRTLSGPPLMEMAERVGRIPSSGQLSFKHLKGGKKEGKEGAKEQVIDVEKPKKMNQKKISAWTLKVLVNVVRRSGLSTISNTLDSLDDEESEQKGKEITSEWEAKVVAYDIFLNVTKRSNKYIEEDDLLRFMKKEEVDIVLPLFDGVAETGKIKRKALKNLLVNVYLESKSLARSLNDIKTAIEKLNRLASGVLLLVIITVWLLLMGFFTTNILVFIYFRFY, encoded by the exons ATGAAAAAGTTGGCATTAATTGAGTTGATTGCATTTGTTTGCATTGTTGTGTTTTTGATTGCTTGCTTAACTGCTCTTAAGTTGAAAAAAAAGATGTATTGGGGGTTGGAATTGTGGAAATGGTGTGTCTTGGTGTTGGTTGTTTTGTGTGGTAGATTGGTCACAGAATGGTTTATCAATGTTCTGGTTTTCGTGATTGAGTTCAACCTTTTGCTTAAGAAGaatgttttgtattttgtttacgGGTTGAAGAGAAGTGTACAGATTTTTATTTGGTTGGGTTTGGTTCTTCTGGCTTGGAGTTTGTTGTTTGACCGCGGAGTGAAGAGGTCTAGAAAAACCTGTAGGATCCTAGGTTATGTTGCACAAGGTCTGGCTTCGTGCCTAATTGGAGCGGCCATAGGGCTGGTGAAGAATTTGTCTGTCAAAGTAGTAGCTTCTTCATTCCAATGCAATAGATTCTTTGATCGCATTCAAGAATCGATATTTCATCAGTATGTTCTCCGCACCCTTTCGGGGCCTCCACTGATGGAAATGGCAGAAAGAGTTGGGAGGATCCCAAGTAGCGGTCAGTTGAGTTTCAAACATTTGAAGGGAGGGAAAAAGGAGGGGAAGGAAGGGGCCAAAGAGCAGGTGATTGATGTAGAAAAGCCCAAAAAGATGAACCAGAAGAAAATTTCTGCCTGGACCCTGAAAGTGCTGGTTAATGTAGTAAGGAGATCGGGATTATCTACCATCTCCAACACACTTGATAGTCTTGATGATGAGGAGAGTGAGCAGAAAGGTAAGGAGATTACTAGTGAGTGGGAAGCAAAGGTTGTGGCTTATGATATTTTCCTGAATGTCACCAAGCGTAGCAACAA GTACATTGAGGAAGATGACCTCTTGCGCTTCATGAAAAAGGAGGAGGTCGACATTGTTTTACCTCTCTTTGACGGGGTAGCAGAAACTGGCAAGATCAAGAGAAAAGCTTTGAAGAACTTGCTG GTGAATGTTTACCTTGAAAGCAAATCACTGGCACGTTCCTTAAATGACATTAAAACAGCAATAGAGAAGCTGAATAGGCTTGCCTCAGGAGTTTTGCTT